The Apteryx mantelli isolate bAptMan1 unplaced genomic scaffold, bAptMan1.hap1 HAP1_SCAFFOLD_20, whole genome shotgun sequence genome contains the following window.
aaggctccaggctgtgattcttccctgagggtgcagcaatcactctccagtgacccttccctgcacctcctggctccccactgcctttcctgagactgcagagccctcctttccctatgggtgcctgcatttagtgctctaccttctggtcactccaccgtggaccatccctcactttgtgaggctccactcactgcccacaccaggcacatactgtccctggagatcccctgagctttcttgggggctcagattcccctccaaaAGAATGGGCATCTCCCATCAGCACTgccacctgtgggacagcctcagacaggaaattcagagaccattcaccagctccactgactCTGGTcacctggatccagccctcagtccctaacagatcacatgtagactctgagcttgtcccctgcatcccatagaggtcacaagcagagcagcaggcccttttatggtgccaTTGCTTTGGGCGtagttttgactgcagcttctgaagaaaggccagacttcaggcacgtaatggaggggatccctttttattacagcaatgttcttgtgcaggccaggtctgccctaaatgcacccaatgtctggtcctgcctgagctcacaggaatgcacagggaagcacaaaccttccaccagcacgttacaagagcactgaggccatacagacgcatcagagcaaggcagggcagtgtggaaatgagaagaaaagtcctgctgctgttggtggatgtgtctccaggaaagctgcagcccctgagtgaaggctgcagtgaggaaatgcctgctgtggcagtgagggaatggtcctgaggagcagagggtctgtccccacaagttGCTTCTTCTCCTTTCCATTCTTGCTCTGCTTTCAGCATTGCAACTCTGTAGAGGGAAaagaccagcccatggtgacagctagCTGCCaacctcacaggagaggggtgtgagatcataccttgactgtggccacaggagctgagatctcctaatggacacgggatcCGTGGTCTAGGTCACGCCTGTACtcgtcggagcctgactctgtccccctgagctcccttggtgacagcaccaaaagagacactgcaaagggaaactctcctcattgcactgaaggcatccaagcagctcagactagcgggctcggaggttctcccatctctgctgatgaaggcggaagcctggcttcctgcttcagcatggtctcttgatcagattcaaatgagagattcccaaggacaagtggcacaaagcaaaatatttatttcttttaggagaatgtaacagagaaaagtaagtaagaaagaaagactgagcaacacatagctatgttgctaaataccctgggaatgaggagcagatgcacatgggagagttattggtgctgacattgtacctactgaaccagtttcctcagtgcgtctttgagctccctgttcctcatgctgtagatgagagggttcactgttggaggcaccactgagtacagaacagccagcgccagatccagagctggggaggagagggaagaaggcTTCACGCaggcaaagatgccagtgctgacaaacagggagaccacagccaggtgaggcaggcacatggaaaaggctttgtgctggccctgctcagaggggatcctcagcacagcagtgaagatctgcacgtaggacagcacaatgaaaacaaaacacccaaagcctaaacaaacagtaatcacaagtgcccaaaccaccctgaggtaggagtctgagcaggagagtttgaggacctcgggaacttcacagaaaaactgctccacagcattgctttggcagagtggtactgaaaatgttttagcagtgtgcagcacagcattgaggaaaccactggcccaggcagctgctgccattttggcacaagctctgctacccataatggtcccatagtgcaggggtttgcagatagcgacaaagcggtcgtaggccatgactgtgagaagagaacactcAGCTAAAAGGAGGAAGACAATGAGAAAGAACTGGACAACACATCCTGaacaggaaatggccctggtgttccacagggaattggccatggatttggggacagtggtggagatggcgccaaggtccagaacagagaggttgaggaggaagaagtacatgggggtgtggaggtggtggtcgcaggctacaactgtgatgatgaggccattgcccaggagggcagccaggtagatgcccaggaagagcgagaagtgcaagagctgcagctcccgtgtgtccgcaaatgccaggaggaggaactcgctgagggagctgctgttggacatttgttcctttagggcacaggggaCTTTCTaatgaagaagagacattgacaagttagggcagacttctctgagcataACTTTCTCAtaacccctctcccccccccccgaaaacacacacgttacttctccccatttcagcagcaccatcattagGCTCCAtggcttgacctctggtttgtgctggctgagtctgacgtaaggagcaggggcctctgcccatgggctccacaggcaTCAGCCCTGAagtacagcactgcggacatgggaacaggggtgactaagctgttatattcccagttccagtcagatttcatccactcataatgctgaagggagtttcagcaccttcactcccacttctaaataatgtggggtcatgaaagttttaaggcttctttggttttctttagctgaccctgtcacacctgaggaggattcttggaggtggaaatcctcagcattgctgctgcactcagagtgagcagctgtgattctggagaggcaaaaggattcactctggcttgagtgcagagggagcagagctggcctgtccatctgccttctttccagctgccctgtgcttgcacctcggaggtggaggacagttgtactcatgtta
Protein-coding sequences here:
- the LOC136996100 gene encoding olfactory receptor 14A16-like; the encoded protein is MSNSSSLSEFLLLAFADTRELQLLHFSLFLGIYLAALLGNGLIITVVACDHHLHTPMYFFLLNLSVLDLGAISTTVPKSMANSLWNTRAISCSGCVVQFFLIVFLLLAECSLLTVMAYDRFVAICKPLHYGTIMGSRACAKMAAAAWASGFLNAVLHTAKTFSVPLCQSNAVEQFFCEVPEVLKLSCSDSYLRVVWALVITVCLGFGCFVFIVLSYVQIFTAVLRIPSEQGQHKAFSMCLPHLAVVSLFVSTGIFACVKPSSLSSPALDLALAVLYSVVPPTVNPLIYSMRNRELKDALRK